One part of the Lycium ferocissimum isolate CSIRO_LF1 chromosome 8, AGI_CSIRO_Lferr_CH_V1, whole genome shotgun sequence genome encodes these proteins:
- the LOC132068760 gene encoding LOW QUALITY PROTEIN: disease resistance protein RPP13-like (The sequence of the model RefSeq protein was modified relative to this genomic sequence to represent the inferred CDS: inserted 1 base in 1 codon): MVDAFVSFAVQKLGDFLIQEVNLHLSLREDVQWLRNELLFMQSFLKHAEEKQSEDQRVQQWVFEINSVANDAVAILENFSFEAGEGDDDGFASRLKACACICRKETKFYKVSKEIQSLKRRIMDISRKRETYGIRNIDNIAEEGPSNRPNNRSAMVRTLRKTTSYVDDQDQIFVGFQDVVERLLAELLKAEPRQSVISIYGMGGLGKTTLARNLYYSPNVVSSFPTRAWICVSQEYNTMDLLSSIIKSIQGRTKENLDLLEKMTETDLESYLRDLLKERKYLVVVDDVWQREAWESLKRALPDNKNGSRVIITTRKEDVAERADNKGFVHKLRYLNQEESRDLFCRKLLDVRAMVSTMERLAKDMVDKCAGLPLLIVVLSGLLSHKRGLEEWQKVKDHLWQNIXDSIEISCILSLSCYDLPTVLKQCFLYLGIFPEDRVIYAENIMWLWMAEGFIPRGEERMEDVAEGFLNELTRRSLVQVAHTYWEKIVRCRIHDLLRDLAVRKTLEVKFFDIYNPRKHSMSSSCLRHAIHGQAQSC, translated from the exons ATGGTTGATGCTTTTGTGTCATTTGCAGTTCAAAAACTTGGGGATTTCCTCATACAGGAAGTTAACCTGCATTTAAGTCTGAGAGAGGATGTGCAGTGGCTGCGAAATGAGCTGCTCTTCATGCAATCTTTCCTCAAACATGCAGAAGAAAAGCAAAGTGAAGATCAAAGAGTCCAACAATGGGTGTTTGAAATCAACTCTGTTGCTAATGACGCTGTCGCTATACTGGAGAATTTCAGCTTCGAGGCTGGTGAAGGTGATGACGATGGATTTGCTAGTCGTTTGAAGGCCTGCGCTTGCATTTGTAGGAAGGAGACCAAATTCTACAAAGTCTCCAAGGAGATCCAATCACTCAAGCGACGAATCATGGATATCTCTCGCAAACGAGAGACTTATGGTATTAGAAATATCGATAATATTGCAGAAGAAGGGCCAAGTAATCGGCCAAACAATCGATCTGCCATGGTTAGAACACTGAGGAAGACTACCTCCTATGTGGATGATCAGGATCAGATTTTTGTTGGCTTTCAGGATGTTGTAGAAAGATTGCTAGCTGAACTTCTCAAAGCCGAGCCTCGTCAAAGCGTCATCTCCATTTATGGTATGGGCGGACTAGGCAAGACCACACTCGCGAGAAACCTCTACTATAGTCCTAATGTGGTCTCTAGCTTCCCAACGCGCGCTTGGATATGTGTTTCTCAAGAGTACAATACCATGGATCTTCTTAGTAGTATCATAAAATCTATCCAGGGACGCACCAAGGAGAATCTAGATTTGTTGGAAAAGATGACCGAGACAGATCTAGAAAGTTACCTTCGTGATCTATTAAAAGAACGCAAGTACCTTGTGGTGGTTGATGATGTATGGCAGAGAGAAGCTTGGGAAAGTTTGAAAAGGGCATTACCAGATAACAAGAATGGTAGCAGAGTTATTATTACCACGCGCAAAGAGGATGTTGCCGAAAGAGCAGATAACAAAGGGTTTGTCCATAAACTCCGTTACCTTAACCAAGAAGAGAGTCGGGACCTCTTTTGCAGGAAACTGCTTGATGTTCGGGCAATGGTCTCAACAATGGAGAGGCTAGCTAAGGATATGGTGGACAAGTGTGCAGGCTTACCTCTTTTAATTGTTGTATTAAGCGGACTACTTTCGCATAAAAGGGGGCTAGAAGAATGGCAAAAGGTGAAGGACCACCTTTGGCAGAACA ATGACTCTATTGAAATCTCCTGCATACTATCATTGAGCTGCTATGATTTGCCAACTGTGCTCAAGCAGTGTTTTCTTTACTTGGGTATTTTCCCAGAAGACCGTGTGATCTATGCTGAAAACATAATGTGGTTGTGGATGGCCGAGGGTTTCATACCaagaggagaagaaagaatggaggaTGTCGCTGAAGGCTTCTTGAATGAGCTGACAAGACGAAGCTTGGTTCAAGTGGCACATACATATTGGGAAAAAATTGTTAGATGTAGGATTCATGATCTACTTCGGGATCTTGCCGTACGGAAGACATTGGAAGTAAAATTCTTTGACATTTATAATCCAAGAAAGCACTCCATGTCTTCCTCATGTCTCAGACATGCCATTCATGGTCAAGCACAAAG CTGTTGA
- the LOC132068761 gene encoding MOB kinase activator-like 1A: MSLFGLGSRNQKTFRAKKSAPSGSKGEQLRKHIDATLGSGNLREAVRLPPGEDLHEWLAINTVDFFNQVNILYGTLTEFCTPSSCPTMSAGPKYEYRWADGVNIKKPIEVSAPKYVEYLMDWIETQLDDESIFPQKLGAPFPCNFQDVVKTIFKRLFRVYAHIYHSHFQKIVSLKEEAHLNTCFKHFVLFTWEFRLIDKAELAPLYELVESILQF, from the exons ATGAGTCTGTTTGGCCTTGGAAGCAG GAACCAGAAAACCTTTCGTGCTAAAAAGAGTGCTCCATCAGGAAGCAAG GGTGAGCAACTTAGAAAACACATTGATGCTACCTTAGGTAGTGGTAATTTAAGGGAAGCAGTGCGGCTACCCCCTGGGGAAGATCTTCATGAGTGGCTGGCTATAAATA CTGTTGATTTTTTCAACCAAGTGAATATATTGTATGGCACCCTCACTGAGTTCTGCACTCCATCAAGCTGTCCAACAATGTCAGCAGGACCAAA GTATGAATATCGATGGGCTGATGGGGTGAATATAAAGAAACCTATAGAAGTTTCTGCTCCAAAGTACGTGGAATATTTAATGGACTGGATAGAGACTCAGCTAGATGATGAATCAATCTTTCCCCAAAAGTTGG GTGCGCCATTTCCCTGTAACTTTCAGGATGTTGTGAAGACAATATTTAAGCGATTATTTCGTGTATATGCCCATATCTACCATTCACATTTCCAAAAGATTGTAAGTCTAAAGGAAGAAGCTCATCTCAATACCTGCTTTAAGCATTTTGTTCTCTTCACATGG GAGTTCCGCTTGATAGACAAGGCAGAGCTTGCACCTCTCTATGAGCTTGTTGAGTCTATTCTGCAGTTCTAG